CTTCTCCAATCCGGGCAGAGACTATTGTCTCTGGCACGGTGATCACTTCCGATGGCATGGTGGTGGCAAGCGGAGTTGTAGCACTTGAACAGGGAGAATTGCACAACAACAATTTCAAGGTCGGCGGCATAATTGGACGAGACGGACGTTTCAAGATTCCTCTTCCAACTGGCGGCCCCTGGGGCTTGCATGTGTACAGCCAGGGCTACCTCTACTTTCCTCTGCAGATTACCGTAGAAGAAAACCAGGAAAACGTTATTCCGGTGGTGCTCCCCCTGGACGGCAATGCTGCGGACGACCCCCAGCTCTCCAATATACACTTTGAGGACATGGCGGGTAAATACTTTCGCCTGCGCCTGACAGTCAAAGACGACAATCACAATCTCGGCCCTCAGGTGTTGGCCATAGACGCACGACATCACAGGAGCTATCGTCTCTTGCCGACCGCTGGAGATCTTGCGGACAAGAAGGCGGCCTTCCCTGAAGGCGAATATCTTTCTCCTGAGATAGAGGGGAAACTCGAAACTGTTGACAAGAGCAACTGGTTCTTCGTGGCCGCCGACCACCAGTGCAGCAATGGCGTCATTTATAATGGCCTAAATCAGTCCATATACCGCCCGCCTGCGACGAACCCGGAGCCACTCCGTTGCGAAATCCCAGGCATCTGGAAGTCCAACTTCGACAAGACCTATCACTTTCGCACTGTTGGACCAGACCGCTTTACTGGTGAGCAATTGGAGGGCACTTTGACCATCAAGGATGTCTTGAAAAAAAATGGCAGGGTGCTGATCACTTTTGTCTACCACAGAGAAGAAGGCACAGCCGATCTGGCCTTGCAGTGCACAGAGAGAGGCGTGCAACTCAAGGGCCCATTTCGATTTCCTGCTTCCGGGAGAAAAGGCATGTGGCTATTCACCAAGCTCAACAACGACAAAACTCCACCGTCCGGCGCTGCAATTTTTCAGCAAAACTGTGCGGTGTGCCACTTCGCAGACACTGAGGAGCGCAAGGTGGGTCCCGGCCTGCTCGGTCTGTTTCAGCGGAAGGTGCTGAGCAATGGCAAGCCCGTGAGTGAGACTGCCATAGTGAGGCAAATCAGGGAAGGGGGAGGGGGAATGCCTCCCTTTTCCCAGCTGAAGGAGGAAGATATACAGTCTCTCGCTGAATACTTGAAAACCCTCTGAGAGAGGGATCTCCTGTTCCAGCACTGGGGGGAAATTACACTATTGCTGTTCAACGCTTGTTCAATGCCCTGACAGTATAATCATAGATTTCCTTCGCCTCTTTTTCAGAAAGTTTGCTGGCAGAGAAAGGGGGCATGAGAGTGGTGGAGCCATCCCTTGCCCTGGGCTGGCGAAGGTAGCGAAGAAATTTTTTGAAGTCTGCCAGTTGCGGTGCATTGTGCAGAGGAAGATTAGCTTTGAAAATGTTTCCACCTTTTGGATGACATGAAGCGCAATGGGTGGTGAACTGGGCCGCATCCACCCCGTTGTCTGGAGCTTCATCCGCGATGACTCCTTTGCTCGTACCAAATACCAGTTCTCCACCGTAGTATCCCAGGGCAGCTACCGTGAGCAGACAGAGAAAGTAAATCAGCAGAATTCCAGTGGAGACTCTGTCTCGTTTCGGCCTTCGGGATACTGCCAGCAAGAGAAGTATAAGGAGAAATGCCGCTAACCCCAGCTTCATTTTTATGGGAAATATCCAGGCGCCGGCATAGTAGTGCTGCCAGTCCAGGTAGCCCAGGAGCACTGTGGGGAAAACACCGAGCAGCGCCAGTATGGCACAGTAGCGGGAGGTGATGGCAAGATTCGAGCGCCGCAAGGCCCATGCTCCCAGACCAAAGAGAAAGGCCCCCATGACCATACCCACAGGCACATGAGTCAGGGGCGGATGGATTGGATGAGTGTAGCCAATTCTCGCCAGACTCTGGTAGAGAAACTCCATCATGTCGGCCTCCCTTGCTCTGGTGACGCTCAGAAATCGCCAACTGAAGGACTGGGACTGGGACTGTGTAACCTTATGCCGAGCGCATTGCTGTGGTCAAGTATAAAAAAATCCAAGAAAATCTGCTTAACAGAATGGCACCTTTACGTTTCATCCTAGGCATCCTCACCGCATTGACTGTCCTCTGTGCAGCCTCTACACCACAAAACAGTCTTTGCGGGCAGAGTAACAACTTGCCAACGGACTTTCTGCAGATCAGGCAGTTTCGCCTGTTGCGAGCGCCGCAGCAGATTGTTCACTGGTCTTACCGATACCTGAACAGATCTTTTCCCCTGCCCCGTTACCGTACTCCGCAAGGGAAACCTCTTCCAGGATGGCACTCTGTGAAAGTAAGGACTCGCAGATTTTTCACAAACCAGAGCGCCAGGGTATACTACAGAGTGCGGGACCTCCAGCACACCTCTCCCTCTCCAGCCAGCCCTTCTGACGGCTCCACTTTAAGGATCTGGCCGGTTGGCACTATCCTCGTGCTGGAGACATTCAAAGGAGATGGGGCCCTTTCCCTCGAGCAGGCCCCTCTTGCAATTGACTGCAGCCGCAAATTTCAGCCAGCTGACCGCCTCTTTCCTCAACAGACACTCTTTGCCGGTGAGTGGTGCTATCAGCGCTTCAATGCTCAGGGAAAGAGGGTGCCTATGCCGGGTGGGGCAGCCGCCTGCCACCAATGCCACCAGACGGCATTTTCTCTGACCGGCGATCTTGTTTTCACTGCATTTCCCACAAAGTAGTTGCTGGAGGCGCTCACCTGTCATCCCAGGCCGAGCTGAGCAGGGGCCGATAAGATTTTCTCTCCACCCTTTTCAGGTACCCCAGGAGCTCCCTTTCCAGCTCAGCTGCCACCTGAGGTTCTTCCTGGAGCAGATTCTTTTTCTCCTGCGGGTCAGCAACAATATTGAAGAGCTGCAGCACATCGAACTCCGGAAAGTACACCAGTTTCCACTGCCAATTATGATAGAAAAAATAGCGCCGCTTGAATGAAGCCCGGCCCACCACATCACGGTTCAGGTATCGCTGCCGCTCCTGTCCCAAAAGCAAAGGAACAAGAGAGATGCCCATGTGTGGGTCCTCAAAAGGCGGAGACAGAGAGTAGCCAGCCAGTTCCACAATGGTGGGAACCATGTCGGCAGCAACCACAGGAACATCTTCTACTCTTGCTCGCATCGTGTGAGTCAACAGGATTAGGGGAATTCGCAGTTCTTCTTCGTACAGGGTATGGCCGTGAAGGCTGGCTCCATGTTCCCAGAACTGTTCTCCGTGGTCCGAGGTAAGCAGGATGACCGTGCGTTCATAGATCCCTTTATTTTCGAGCCAATGGATGAAGCGGGCAAAGGAGCGGTCAACATATGACACATTATTGTCGTAAAGATCCCTGGGGCTGTTGCCGAAATCGAGGCCATCCTCTTTTTTCCACAGGTCGTTGTGCACGTCCATTAAATGGAGGAAACAGAGGAACCTCTCCTCTGCTGCCAGAGAATCTATAGCCTCTTCAGCCCAATGAAATACTTCGTCTGCAGGAACAGATCGCCAATTTTCTCCTGAACGGTTACCCCCCAGTTCAATGACGGGATAGTTGGGCGGGAATATGAACCTTGGTCCGAAGTCTCTTACCACCATTGCTCTGTTGATATTCTCAGCCCTGGCCAGCTTGAAGTATACATTTTCCTTGTAAAGATGCGGTCCATAGAGAGCAAAGCGACTCCTGCCGGCCACCATGAAGGGAAATGCTGCAAAGGTGCCGCCTCCCTGGCTGTAGGCGCGCCGAAAAGAAATGGCTTCACTCTCAGCCCAGTTATCCAGAAAAGGAGTAAGATTGCGTGGATAGCCGGCAGAGTGAAAAGCATCGCCACGCAAACCATCCACCACTATCACCACAAGATTGAAATTCCTGGGGAGTAAAGATGGCGCCACTTTTTTCAAGGTCCAGGGATGCGGCCAGGGGTCGGGGGCTTGCAGTTGCGCGGGATCTTGTCCTAATCTGATCCAATGTCCGACATCCACAGCAGCTGCCAGATTTCTGGCATAAATAGCATCCACTCTGGCCAACTCCCTGAACTGCAAAATAGCGCCTTTGGTCTCGGGGTATTTTTCCAGGACCGCAAAAGGAAAGAAAGTCGCCACACACAA
The DNA window shown above is from Deltaproteobacteria bacterium and carries:
- a CDS encoding c-type cytochrome yields the protein SPIRAETIVSGTVITSDGMVVASGVVALEQGELHNNNFKVGGIIGRDGRFKIPLPTGGPWGLHVYSQGYLYFPLQITVEENQENVIPVVLPLDGNAADDPQLSNIHFEDMAGKYFRLRLTVKDDNHNLGPQVLAIDARHHRSYRLLPTAGDLADKKAAFPEGEYLSPEIEGKLETVDKSNWFFVAADHQCSNGVIYNGLNQSIYRPPATNPEPLRCEIPGIWKSNFDKTYHFRTVGPDRFTGEQLEGTLTIKDVLKKNGRVLITFVYHREEGTADLALQCTERGVQLKGPFRFPASGRKGMWLFTKLNNDKTPPSGAAIFQQNCAVCHFADTEERKVGPGLLGLFQRKVLSNGKPVSETAIVRQIREGGGGMPPFSQLKEEDIQSLAEYLKTL
- a CDS encoding c-type cytochrome, coding for MMEFLYQSLARIGYTHPIHPPLTHVPVGMVMGAFLFGLGAWALRRSNLAITSRYCAILALLGVFPTVLLGYLDWQHYYAGAWIFPIKMKLGLAAFLLILLLLAVSRRPKRDRVSTGILLIYFLCLLTVAALGYYGGELVFGTSKGVIADEAPDNGVDAAQFTTHCASCHPKGGNIFKANLPLHNAPQLADFKKFLRYLRQPRARDGSTTLMPPFSASKLSEKEAKEIYDYTVRALNKR
- a CDS encoding cytochrome P460 family protein, whose amino-acid sequence is MKVRTRRFFTNQSARVYYRVRDLQHTSPSPASPSDGSTLRIWPVGTILVLETFKGDGALSLEQAPLAIDCSRKFQPADRLFPQQTLFAGEWCYQRFNAQGKRVPMPGGAAACHQCHQTAFSLTGDLVFTAFPTK
- a CDS encoding sulfatase-like hydrolase/transferase codes for the protein MLQVLLALVAEDLAGPNGASGIFAGLRKGFLPFFVFLFLIAAIVGYLDPSWQRLQDQIRLVTVMETALWYILPPLLSGVSSCWLGVAILVVVSVFAGLWKRTTAEPVSRSLVSLLPFVAISCLYVGLFFWALVSAINWQLTRLGLVSSIVPLFLVAVAGYSALSYAAFGRLIQQIPPSAQPGLIELVTLSQGVVFFLPFVRMPIFSDHRRIVWWTILMLSLAGSLMLMGLLLYGNLFNPWFTVFSVLKGTLLKVAAITAAGTLSLIYKSAYASRKKAFSGRNALVPLAALCVATFFPFAVLEKYPETKGAILQFRELARVDAIYARNLAAAVDVGHWIRLGQDPAQLQAPDPWPHPWTLKKVAPSLLPRNFNLVVIVVDGLRGDAFHSAGYPRNLTPFLDNWAESEAISFRRAYSQGGGTFAAFPFMVAGRSRFALYGPHLYKENVYFKLARAENINRAMVVRDFGPRFIFPPNYPVIELGGNRSGENWRSVPADEVFHWAEEAIDSLAAEERFLCFLHLMDVHNDLWKKEDGLDFGNSPRDLYDNNVSYVDRSFARFIHWLENKGIYERTVILLTSDHGEQFWEHGASLHGHTLYEEELRIPLILLTHTMRARVEDVPVVAADMVPTIVELAGYSLSPPFEDPHMGISLVPLLLGQERQRYLNRDVVGRASFKRRYFFYHNWQWKLVYFPEFDVLQLFNIVADPQEKKNLLQEEPQVAAELERELLGYLKRVERKSYRPLLSSAWDDR